GCGTCGGAGAGGTTCAGCGCCTCGAGGACGGCCGGGGGAGCCGTGTTGACGTTCACCGTGTTCCTGCCGAAGACGGTGACGAGCTCACCGAGCCCGGGCCGCTCGGCTGTGCCCCGGTAGAGCGCGGGCGTCACCCCGCGGATCTGGAGCAGCTCGGACACGTCCTGGAGCATCCCGTTGCGCGCCCGGTAGGGCACCGGGAGTTTCAGGTAGTGGTCCTCGCTCTCGGCGCCGTTGAGGCGGTGCTCGTCGTTGGCGTCCTTCCAGTCCTGCAGGGAATCGTTGATGATGTCCCGCTCCCGCTTCTCGACGCCGAGCGCCGCCAGCAGCCGGTCCACGCGCTCGGGCGGGGCCAGATTGATGTTGAGGCGCGAGTCCTCGTCAGTCAGGCGGTACGAGAACTCGCCGGGGCCGAGCGGTACGCGCTCCCGCCTGAGCGGCGGCACGGCGGCGGGTGTCGGCTGGCCCGCCGCCGTGCGGAAGAAGACCAGCCGGCCGTCCCCGTCGAGGGCCTGGATCGGGGCCCCGCTCAGCACCTCCCGGATGGCCTGCTCGACGCCCGCCTCGGCGAGGTGCGCCGCCAGCACGCTCTCCTTGTAGGTGCGCACCATGGACGCCTCGAGGCGCATGGAGAAGGCGAACTCGGCGCCCACGACGCCCAGTAGCGCCAGCACCAGCATCACGGCCAGCAGCGCGAAGCCCCGTTCGCCGGTCACGGCGTGCCCGCCGGGATGCTCACGACGACGGGGGGGTGCTCGATCTCGCGCCCGCCGATCGACGTGGTCAGCGTGATCTCCACGGCCCGCGGCAGCCGCCCTTCGGCGGTCGCATCCCAGCGCTCCTCCCAGCTCCCCGCCACGTCACGGAGATACCGGAACCTCGCCGCCTTCACGCTGTCGTCCACCAGGACCGGCTCGACGCGCTCGAAGGGGTCGGTGCCGGGCAGGACCTTCTGGCGAACGGCGAGCCCCGACGCCTCGCCGCTCTCGGTGCCGAGGGTCACCGCGGTGAAGGCGATGGGCACCGCGATCGGAAAGGGCGGCGTGCCCGTCACGAAGGCCACACGCTCCGCCTCGCCCTCGAAGAGAACGGGAGGCCGGACCCCACCTCGCGCCTCGCCCTGGTAGGGGTGAGCCGCGCCGAGGCTCCGGGCCAGCACCTGCACCAGGCTCCGGCCGTGCTGCTGCGCCCCGGCGCGCTCCTCCCCCTGGCGCCACGCCGCCAGCCCCACCCGCAAGCTCCCGAAGCTGAGGGCCAGGAGGGCCGCGACGAGGGTCAGCGCGAGCATCAGCTCGATCAGGGTGAAGCCGCGCTCGGAGTGGCGCCGGGCTCGGCGGTTCATCGCGCGGCCGTTCCCAGCCAGGGGGCCGCCGAGGTGCGCAGTGTCGCCAGCTCCACCGAGCGGCCGCTCCCCCAGCGCACCGAGACGGTCACGGACAAGAGCTGCGGCGCGGCGCCGCCTGGTGGGCTCTGCTCGGCAGCCACGGGCACGACCGAGACCCGCCGCTCCCACCCGTAGGGCCCCTCGTCGCCGCTCTGGACCTCCTCGCCCTCGGGCTGGATCTCGCGGGTCAGTCGATCCGCCAGGAGCACCGCGCGCTGGTGCTCGCCCGAGAGCCTCAGCAGCCGGAGGTTCTGGGAGGAGAGCTGGAGCATGGTCGTGATGGCGACGGCCAGGATACTCATCGCCACCAGCACCTCGAGGAGCGTGAATCCCGACTGGCCTCTCATCGGCTCGGCGGTGTATTCGCGCCCGCCCGGGTCAGGCACGGCGATTGATCACCCGGCCCGTGAGGGGGTCCACCGTGATCAGGTACACGCGGCGCCCCGGGGCCTCGATGCGGAAGGTCGCCCCGGTCGACAGTCCCTGGGGCAGGAACCTCACCGTGAGCGCCGCCGGCGGGCTGGCCTCGATCCGCAGGTCCGCCCAGAGCCGCCGTGATGATCGCACCTCCGCCTGCCCGGCGCCGGTGAGGACCGCGAGGTGCGCCTCCGGATCGATCCGCACCTCCTGCGTCTCCCGGCGAGTGATGGCCTGCTGCCTGGCGTGGCGGAGAAAGGCCGAGAGACCCGCCACCTCGGTGCGCGCCCGGAGCGCTTCCGTCCCGCGGCCGATGGCGGGCACGGCGACCGCCGCGGCCAGCGCCAGGACGGCCATGACGACGACGACCTCGATCAGGGTGAAGCCGCGCTCCCGTCGCCCGCCGGCCGGCGTCATCCGTCGATCTCGCGCTACCCGGTCTGCCAGGAGGTGACGTCCGCGTTCTCGCCCTCGCCCCCGGGCGCGCCGTCGGCCCCGTCGCTCCAGATGTCGTACTCCCCGTGGTCGCCCGGGCAGCACTTGTAGTGATAGGCATTGCCCCAGGGATCCCTCGGCACGGCGTTCTTCTTGAGATAGGGGCCATTCCAGTTGGCGACGCTGGGGTTCTTGACGAGGCCGTCGAGCCCCGCCCCCGATGCCGGGTAGGCACCGACATCCAGCCGGTACTGGTCCAGCGCCGCTCCCAGCAGCTCGATCTGGGCGCGGGCCGCCGCCTGCTTGGACTGGCCCACCCGGCCGAAGAGGCGGGGGCCGACGAGCCCGGCGAGGAGCCCCAGGATGATGATGACCACGAGCAGCTCGATGAGCGTGAAGCCTCGGCTGCCGTGGACTTGGGCGAGCAGTGTTGAGAAACGCCTGGAAGGTCCGCGACGGGCTGGCATGGTGCGGGGATTATCCGCCGCCCGAGGCGCCGCCGTCAACGTTCCGCTCAGGCCCCCCCGACGGCGTTCGTGTCCGGCCCCGGCTACGGCTGGGCGCGCCCGCCTCGACGACGCACTCGCCGACCCGCGTCGTCGACTCGCCCGTGGCGGGGCCCGGCACCCGCGCGGCGCCTGCGTGGGACGCCGCGGCAGGCTAGACCTGGGCGGCAGGGTCCACTCATCGCGGAACACGCACTCGTAGGGCGCAGCATGCCTCGGGCGCCGGAGCGCGAACGGACCCATGTAGCCTCGGGCGCCGCCGGCAAGGGATACCTCCGCCGGGCGCGCGC
This sequence is a window from Candidatus Rokuibacteriota bacterium. Protein-coding genes within it:
- a CDS encoding general secretion pathway protein GspK; its protein translation is MTGERGFALLAVMLVLALLGVVGAEFAFSMRLEASMVRTYKESVLAAHLAEAGVEQAIREVLSGAPIQALDGDGRLVFFRTAAGQPTPAAVPPLRRERVPLGPGEFSYRLTDEDSRLNINLAPPERVDRLLAALGVEKRERDIINDSLQDWKDANDEHRLNGAESEDHYLKLPVPYRARNGMLQDVSELLQIRGVTPALYRGTAERPGLGELVTVFGRNTVNVNTAPPAVLEALNLSDAEIADIVQGREHAPYPFVPGRYGGRGLGVGSRTFRIEAEGIVAGESKARVVAIVQRGTLRTGAQPQRAGAPPAPSRGVTILSWRVDPER
- a CDS encoding prepilin-type N-terminal cleavage/methylation domain-containing protein, with product MNRRARRHSERGFTLIELMLALTLVAALLALSFGSLRVGLAAWRQGEERAGAQQHGRSLVQVLARSLGAAHPYQGEARGGVRPPVLFEGEAERVAFVTGTPPFPIAVPIAFTAVTLGTESGEASGLAVRQKVLPGTDPFERVEPVLVDDSVKAARFRYLRDVAGSWEERWDATAEGRLPRAVEITLTTSIGGREIEHPPVVVSIPAGTP
- a CDS encoding prepilin-type N-terminal cleavage/methylation domain-containing protein is translated as MPDPGGREYTAEPMRGQSGFTLLEVLVAMSILAVAITTMLQLSSQNLRLLRLSGEHQRAVLLADRLTREIQPEGEEVQSGDEGPYGWERRVSVVPVAAEQSPPGGAAPQLLSVTVSVRWGSGRSVELATLRTSAAPWLGTAAR
- a CDS encoding GspH/FimT family pseudopilin; the protein is MTPAGGRRERGFTLIEVVVVMAVLALAAAVAVPAIGRGTEALRARTEVAGLSAFLRHARQQAITRRETQEVRIDPEAHLAVLTGAGQAEVRSSRRLWADLRIEASPPAALTVRFLPQGLSTGATFRIEAPGRRVYLITVDPLTGRVINRRA
- the gspG gene encoding type II secretion system major pseudopilin GspG, yielding MPARRGPSRRFSTLLAQVHGSRGFTLIELLVVIIILGLLAGLVGPRLFGRVGQSKQAAARAQIELLGAALDQYRLDVGAYPASGAGLDGLVKNPSVANWNGPYLKKNAVPRDPWGNAYHYKCCPGDHGEYDIWSDGADGAPGGEGENADVTSWQTG